The Mycobacterium sp. 3519A genome contains a region encoding:
- a CDS encoding nitroreductase/quinone reductase family protein, translated as MSKSERIQPPWWLKYVNKVMIGVQRLGVSFGPVVLTVPGRKTGKLRSTPVTPMTVDGEEYIVGGLPGADWTANARAAGEGTLHRGRRSERVRLVEMTPEQARPLLREFPIKVPTGVSFIKNAGLVTGPNPDEFEKLAGTCPVFRLDRVTA; from the coding sequence ATGTCCAAGAGCGAGCGCATTCAGCCGCCATGGTGGTTGAAGTACGTCAACAAGGTGATGATCGGGGTGCAGCGGCTCGGTGTCAGCTTCGGCCCGGTGGTCTTGACGGTGCCCGGCCGCAAGACCGGCAAGCTGCGCTCGACGCCCGTGACGCCGATGACCGTCGACGGTGAGGAGTACATCGTCGGCGGCCTGCCCGGCGCGGACTGGACGGCCAACGCCAGGGCCGCCGGTGAAGGCACGCTGCACCGCGGCCGCCGCAGCGAGCGGGTGCGACTGGTCGAGATGACGCCCGAACAGGCCCGGCCGCTGCTGCGGGAATTCCCGATCAAGGTGCCGACCGGCGTCAGCTTCATCAAGAACGCGGGCCTGGTCACCGGCCCCAATCCCGACGAGTTCGAAAAGCTCGCAGGCACCTGTCCGGTGTTTCGGCTGGATCGGGTAACCGCATGA
- a CDS encoding HAD family hydrolase: MGRVDAVLFDYSGTLFRLEEDASWFAGIEVDERQIDGHVQAELMRRLTAPTGQHVDMPPDAYHAWVNRDLAPHLHREAYLHVLRESGLADHHAEALYGLVIDPMNWTPYPDTADVLAGLHRQGIKTAVVSNIAFDVRPAFAALGVTDFVDEFVLSFEVGAVKPDAAIFQTALSRLGVHAERAVMVGDSDEADGGARAIGCRFSLVDPLPTALRTDGLRTAVADHGVTI; the protein is encoded by the coding sequence ATGGGCCGGGTGGACGCCGTTCTGTTCGACTACTCGGGCACCCTGTTTCGCCTCGAAGAGGACGCCAGCTGGTTCGCCGGCATCGAGGTCGACGAGCGTCAGATCGACGGTCATGTACAGGCCGAGTTGATGCGCAGGCTGACCGCGCCCACCGGCCAGCACGTCGACATGCCGCCCGACGCCTACCACGCGTGGGTCAACCGCGACCTGGCACCACACCTGCACCGCGAGGCCTACCTGCACGTGCTCCGGGAATCCGGACTCGCCGACCACCACGCCGAGGCGCTCTACGGCCTGGTCATCGACCCGATGAACTGGACGCCGTATCCGGACACCGCTGATGTGCTCGCCGGCCTGCACCGGCAGGGCATCAAGACCGCCGTCGTGTCGAACATCGCGTTCGACGTCCGACCGGCGTTCGCCGCACTGGGCGTGACCGACTTCGTCGACGAATTCGTGCTCTCCTTCGAGGTGGGCGCCGTCAAACCGGACGCCGCGATCTTCCAGACCGCGCTGTCCCGCCTCGGCGTCCACGCCGAGCGCGCGGTGATGGTCGGCGACAGCGACGAGGCCGACGGCGGCGCCCGCGCCATCGGCTGCCGGTTCAGCCTCGTCGACCCGCTGCCGACGGCTCTACGGACCGACGGTCTGCGCACGGCCGTCGCCGACCACGGTGTGACGATATGA
- a CDS encoding DUF3349 domain-containing protein — translation MTRFLARIVAWITAGYPEGVPGPDRVPLFALLKRRLTDDEVKTVAAELTNRDEFDPVDIGVLITQITDELPAPEDVERVRNRLAAKGWPLDEPRDDEESG, via the coding sequence GTGACCAGGTTTCTCGCCAGGATCGTGGCGTGGATCACCGCCGGCTATCCTGAGGGCGTGCCGGGCCCGGACCGGGTCCCGCTGTTCGCGCTCCTCAAGCGGCGGTTGACCGACGACGAGGTGAAGACGGTCGCGGCGGAACTGACGAATCGCGACGAATTCGATCCCGTCGACATCGGCGTGCTCATCACCCAGATCACCGACGAACTGCCCGCACCCGAAGATGTCGAGCGGGTGCGAAATCGGTTGGCCGCCAAAGGCTGGCCGCTGGACGAACCGCGCGACGACGAGGAGTCCGGATAG
- a CDS encoding DUF3349 domain-containing protein, with protein MTQNRSVMDNVLGWLHDGYPEGVPQKDYFPLLALLKRSLTEEEVVKAAQAVLKASDSDTVTEGEIRDAVHAVIEKEPNPEEIHQVAARLASVGWPLAAPAR; from the coding sequence ATGACCCAGAACCGCAGTGTCATGGACAACGTGCTCGGCTGGCTGCACGACGGCTACCCGGAAGGCGTTCCGCAGAAGGACTACTTCCCGCTGCTGGCGCTGCTGAAGCGGTCGTTGACCGAAGAAGAGGTCGTCAAGGCCGCGCAGGCCGTCCTGAAGGCCAGCGACTCCGACACCGTCACCGAGGGCGAGATCCGCGACGCAGTGCACGCGGTGATCGAAAAGGAACCCAACCCCGAGGAGATCCACCAGGTCGCGGCGCGGTTGGCGTCGGTCGGGTGGCCGCTGGCGGCGCCTGCCCGCTGA
- a CDS encoding TerC/Alx family metal homeostasis membrane protein gives MVSVVSPLVWVVTVVALLAIIVLDLTVIARRQRTVTTADAVRWVLVYVGLAAAFAAGLFIFLPGAAGQQFVAGYITEYSLSVDNLFVFMIIMARFGVPALAQDKVLYIGIVLSLVFRAVFIFAGAAAIAAASWVFYILGGFLLYTAIQLALEDPDEEPDFHNNAALKFLHRILPISEDYDGRRLLTREGKRRMFTPLVIVIAAIGMANVVFALDSIPAIFGLTSDAYIIFTANALALMGLRQLYFLIEGLLEKVVYLSKGLAVILGFIGVKLVIEALHGSHLDEFGSFHLPEIGTVTSLLFIVATLAVTTVLSVLKTNREIRRAAEAE, from the coding sequence GTGGTTTCTGTTGTCTCACCGCTGGTTTGGGTCGTCACCGTGGTGGCGTTGCTCGCGATCATCGTGCTCGATCTGACCGTGATCGCCCGCAGGCAGCGCACGGTCACCACCGCCGATGCCGTCCGCTGGGTGCTCGTCTACGTCGGGTTGGCCGCGGCGTTCGCCGCGGGACTGTTCATCTTCCTACCGGGCGCCGCCGGCCAGCAGTTCGTCGCGGGCTACATCACCGAGTACAGCCTCAGCGTCGACAACCTGTTCGTCTTCATGATCATCATGGCCCGCTTCGGTGTACCCGCGCTGGCGCAGGACAAGGTGCTCTACATCGGGATCGTGCTGTCGCTGGTGTTCCGCGCGGTGTTCATCTTCGCGGGCGCGGCGGCGATCGCCGCGGCGAGTTGGGTGTTCTACATTCTCGGCGGTTTCCTGTTGTACACCGCGATCCAGTTGGCGTTGGAGGATCCCGACGAGGAACCGGATTTCCACAACAACGCGGCGCTGAAGTTCCTGCACCGGATCCTGCCGATCAGCGAGGACTACGACGGCAGGCGGTTACTCACGCGCGAGGGCAAGCGCCGCATGTTCACCCCGCTGGTCATCGTGATCGCGGCGATCGGCATGGCCAACGTCGTGTTCGCGCTCGACTCGATTCCGGCGATCTTCGGGCTGACCAGCGATGCGTACATCATCTTCACGGCCAACGCGTTGGCGCTGATGGGGTTGCGGCAGCTGTACTTCCTGATTGAGGGGCTGCTGGAGAAGGTCGTGTACCTGAGCAAGGGGCTGGCCGTCATCCTCGGGTTCATCGGCGTGAAACTCGTCATCGAGGCGCTGCACGGTTCGCATCTCGACGAGTTCGGCTCGTTCCATCTGCCTGAGATCGGCACGGTGACGTCGCTGCTGTTCATCGTCGCGACGTTGGCCGTCACGACGGTGCTCAGCGTGTTGAAGACGAACCGGGAGATCCGCCGCGCCGCCGAAGCCGAGTGA
- a CDS encoding RNA polymerase sigma factor — protein sequence MEAAKIVATLTRVVGDVGLAEDLAADALVDALTQWPSSGVPRNAGAWLTTVAKRKAIDHWRRQENLDAKYAVLARDLETEVSEGADPDRIDDDVLRLIFISSHPVLSREGQIALTLRVVGGLSTDEIACAFLTSTATVAARITRAKKTLAAAKVPFEVPDASEYPRRLSAVLAVIYLIYNEGYSASFGQRWIRDELCNEALRLGRVLAALVPDEAEVHGLVSLMEFQSSRFAARTDADGRPVLLEDQNRARWDRAQIQRGVAALERAADALQRKGTGWGPYALQAALAECHAVAPTAAGTDWARIVLLYDGLRQVAPSPVVELNRAVAVAMASNPAEALQIVDGIDGLDGSYLLPSVRGELLSRLGRYAEAAEEFARAATLTDNEREREVLQDKAARVRG from the coding sequence ATGGAGGCCGCCAAGATCGTCGCGACACTGACGCGGGTGGTGGGCGACGTCGGCCTCGCCGAGGATCTGGCGGCCGACGCCCTGGTCGACGCGCTCACGCAGTGGCCGTCGTCGGGGGTGCCACGCAACGCAGGCGCGTGGTTGACCACCGTCGCCAAGCGCAAGGCCATCGACCATTGGCGCCGCCAGGAGAACCTCGACGCCAAATACGCGGTGCTGGCTCGCGACCTGGAGACCGAGGTGTCCGAAGGCGCCGATCCCGACCGCATCGACGACGACGTGCTGCGGTTGATCTTCATCTCGTCACATCCGGTGCTGTCCCGCGAGGGCCAGATCGCGTTGACGCTGCGGGTGGTGGGCGGCCTGAGCACCGACGAGATCGCCTGCGCATTTCTGACCTCGACGGCGACGGTGGCCGCGCGCATCACCCGCGCCAAGAAGACGCTGGCCGCGGCGAAGGTGCCGTTCGAGGTGCCGGACGCCTCGGAGTACCCGCGCAGGCTGTCGGCGGTGCTGGCCGTGATCTACCTGATCTACAACGAGGGCTATTCGGCGTCGTTCGGGCAGCGGTGGATTCGCGACGAGTTGTGCAATGAGGCGCTGCGTCTCGGCAGGGTGCTGGCCGCGCTGGTGCCCGACGAGGCCGAGGTGCACGGCCTGGTGTCGCTGATGGAGTTCCAGTCGTCGCGGTTCGCCGCCCGCACCGACGCCGACGGCAGACCGGTTCTGCTGGAGGACCAGAACCGCGCCCGCTGGGATCGCGCGCAGATCCAGCGTGGGGTGGCCGCTTTGGAGCGCGCCGCTGATGCGTTGCAGCGCAAGGGAACCGGCTGGGGGCCGTACGCATTGCAGGCCGCGCTGGCCGAATGCCACGCCGTCGCGCCGACCGCGGCCGGCACCGATTGGGCGCGCATCGTGCTGCTCTACGACGGGCTGCGTCAGGTGGCGCCGTCCCCGGTGGTCGAACTCAACCGCGCGGTGGCGGTGGCGATGGCCTCGAATCCCGCTGAGGCGCTGCAGATCGTCGACGGCATCGACGGGCTGGACGGCTCATACCTGCTGCCCAGTGTGCGTGGAGAGTTATTGTCGCGGTTGGGCCGATACGCTGAGGCCGCCGAGGAGTTCGCCCGGGCCGCCACGCTGACCGACAACGAGCGGGAACGAGAAGTATTGCAGGACAAGGCGGCTCGGGTCCGTGGTTAG
- a CDS encoding inorganic phosphate transporter, whose product MSAETIILLLLIATALAFDFTNGFHDTGNAMATSIATGALKPKTAVLLAGVLNLVGAFLSVEVAVTVTTSVLKVQDSKTGHLIPTITPSMGLTIIFAGLIGGILWNLLTWLFGIPSSSSHALFGGLIGAGLAALGTAGVNWAGITSKVLIPAVAAPVIACVVAAAGTWLVYRITRNVMAKRREQGFRWGQIATASLVALSHGTNDAQKTMGVIALALITTGHLTGDVKKDGLPFWIIVSCALAIGLGTYIGGWRVIRTLGKGLVEIESPQGLAAEASSAAIILSSSAAGMALSTTHVATGSILGAGVGKPGAEVRWAVAGRMVVAWLITLPAAALVGALAYWLSSGVESVTGSDLAGDGLIFVILVALSGYLWWRAQQQKIDSRNVNADWDDTTNSVVPAEVREPSKEIKRKAGV is encoded by the coding sequence ATGAGCGCAGAGACGATCATTCTGCTGCTGCTGATAGCAACAGCACTGGCGTTCGACTTCACCAATGGGTTCCACGACACGGGCAACGCCATGGCGACGTCGATTGCCACGGGCGCTCTCAAGCCGAAGACCGCCGTGCTGTTGGCGGGCGTCCTCAACCTGGTCGGCGCCTTCCTCTCGGTCGAGGTCGCCGTGACGGTGACCACCTCGGTGCTCAAGGTCCAGGACAGCAAGACCGGCCACCTGATCCCGACGATCACACCGTCGATGGGCCTGACGATCATCTTCGCCGGCCTCATCGGCGGCATCCTGTGGAACCTGCTGACATGGCTGTTCGGCATCCCGTCGAGTTCGTCGCACGCGCTGTTCGGCGGTCTGATCGGCGCGGGCCTCGCCGCGCTGGGCACCGCGGGTGTGAACTGGGCCGGCATCACGTCGAAGGTGCTCATTCCCGCAGTCGCCGCGCCGGTGATCGCCTGCGTCGTCGCCGCCGCAGGCACCTGGCTGGTCTACCGGATCACCCGCAACGTCATGGCCAAGCGCCGTGAACAAGGTTTCCGCTGGGGCCAGATCGCCACCGCGTCACTGGTTGCGCTCTCGCACGGCACCAACGATGCCCAGAAGACCATGGGCGTCATCGCGCTCGCTCTGATCACCACCGGCCATTTGACCGGCGACGTGAAGAAGGACGGCCTGCCGTTCTGGATCATCGTCAGCTGCGCCCTCGCCATCGGGCTCGGCACCTACATCGGTGGCTGGCGGGTGATCCGCACGCTCGGAAAGGGTCTCGTCGAGATCGAGTCACCGCAGGGCCTGGCCGCGGAAGCCTCCTCGGCGGCGATCATCCTGAGCTCCAGCGCCGCGGGCATGGCGCTGTCCACCACCCACGTCGCGACGGGCTCGATCCTGGGCGCCGGCGTCGGCAAGCCAGGCGCCGAGGTCCGTTGGGCGGTCGCGGGTCGGATGGTCGTCGCGTGGCTGATCACCCTGCCCGCCGCGGCTTTGGTTGGGGCACTTGCCTATTGGCTGTCCAGCGGAGTCGAATCGGTCACCGGTTCGGACCTGGCAGGCGATGGGTTGATCTTCGTCATCCTGGTCGCGTTGTCCGGTTACCTGTGGTGGCGGGCCCAGCAGCAGAAGATCGACAGCCGCAACGTCAACGCCGACTGGGACGACACGACGAACTCCGTCGTGCCTGCCGAAGTGCGGGAGCCGTCGAAGGAAATCAAGCGCAAGGCCGGGGTCTGA
- the menE gene encoding o-succinylbenzoate--CoA ligase, with the protein MADLRPVAVPSGQSALSLLPAVADALAGRFCMLPVPADDERQTSLLTTSLRAGEPIDDDVAVVVSTSGTTGVPKGAMLTAAALTASADATHRRLGGSGTWLLALPAYHIAGLQVLIRSVAAGTTPVAVSAGFDVAELVSAVAALGPGRRYASLVAAQLDKALRDPDAAAALASLDAVLIGGGPMPAGVSERASAAGVSVVRTYGMSETAGGCVYDGVALDGVRVRIDDGRVVLGGATLAKGYRNPVQPDPFADPGWFRTDDIGVVDDSGVLQVLGRVDDAISTGGLTVLPQLVEAALATHPAVAEAAVFGVADDRLGQRVAAAIVVASGADAPTLADLRTHVAATLSVTAAPREVHIVDELPHRGIGKVDRRALTARYG; encoded by the coding sequence ATAGCCGACCTACGCCCCGTCGCCGTCCCGTCAGGCCAGTCCGCGCTGTCACTGCTGCCTGCGGTGGCCGATGCGCTCGCCGGCCGGTTCTGCATGCTGCCGGTACCGGCCGACGACGAGCGCCAAACATCGTTGCTGACAACGTCTTTGCGGGCCGGCGAGCCGATCGACGATGACGTAGCGGTGGTCGTGTCGACGTCGGGCACAACGGGCGTGCCCAAGGGGGCGATGCTCACCGCGGCGGCGTTGACAGCCAGTGCCGATGCGACTCATCGGCGGTTGGGCGGATCGGGAACGTGGCTACTCGCGCTGCCCGCCTACCACATCGCCGGCCTGCAGGTGTTGATACGCAGTGTCGCCGCAGGCACCACACCGGTCGCGGTGTCCGCCGGGTTCGATGTCGCCGAATTGGTCTCTGCCGTGGCGGCATTGGGCCCGGGCCGCCGATATGCGTCGTTGGTGGCGGCGCAGTTGGACAAGGCGCTGCGGGATCCGGACGCGGCCGCGGCGCTCGCGTCGCTGGACGCGGTGTTGATCGGCGGCGGACCGATGCCTGCCGGAGTGTCCGAAAGAGCCTCGGCGGCAGGTGTTTCGGTGGTGCGGACGTACGGGATGAGTGAAACCGCGGGCGGATGCGTGTACGACGGAGTGGCCCTCGACGGGGTGCGGGTGCGCATCGACGACGGTCGCGTGGTGCTGGGCGGGGCGACGCTGGCCAAGGGCTATCGCAACCCGGTGCAGCCGGATCCGTTCGCCGATCCGGGCTGGTTTCGCACCGATGACATTGGCGTCGTTGACGATTCGGGTGTGTTGCAGGTTCTGGGCCGGGTGGACGATGCGATCAGCACCGGGGGTCTGACGGTGCTGCCGCAGTTGGTGGAGGCCGCACTGGCGACGCATCCGGCGGTCGCGGAGGCCGCGGTGTTCGGGGTGGCCGACGACCGGTTGGGTCAGCGGGTGGCGGCAGCGATCGTCGTCGCATCAGGTGCTGACGCACCGACGTTGGCGGATCTGCGCACGCATGTCGCGGCCACCCTGTCCGTCACGGCAGCGCCGCGCGAGGTGCACATCGTCGACGAGTTGCCGCACCGCGGCATCGGGAAGGTGGACCGGCGCGCGCTGACCGCGCGGTACGGTTAG
- a CDS encoding 1,4-dihydroxy-2-naphthoyl-CoA synthase, whose translation MSDNPFDPSLWRAVDGFDLTDITYHRHVVDGKPQPTVRVAFDRPEVRNAFRPHTVDELYRVLDHARMSSDVGVILLTGNGPSPKDGGWAFCSGGDQRIRGRSGYQYASGETAETVDPARAGRLHILEVQRLIRFMPKVVICLVNGWAAGGGHSLHVTCDLTLASREHARFKQTDADVGSFDGGYGSAYLAKQVGQKFAREIFFLGRPYDAEQMHAMGAVNEVVDHADLETIGLQWASAINGKSPQAIRMLKYAFNLTDDGLVGQQLFAGEATRLAYMTDEAVEGRDAFLEKRDPDWTPFPRYF comes from the coding sequence ATGAGCGACAACCCATTTGACCCGTCGCTGTGGCGGGCTGTCGACGGCTTCGACCTGACCGACATCACCTATCACCGGCATGTGGTCGACGGTAAGCCGCAGCCGACGGTGCGGGTGGCCTTCGACCGGCCGGAGGTGCGCAACGCGTTCCGCCCGCACACCGTCGACGAACTGTATCGGGTGCTCGACCACGCCAGGATGTCGTCGGACGTCGGCGTCATTCTGCTGACCGGCAACGGGCCGTCACCCAAGGACGGCGGCTGGGCGTTCTGCTCCGGCGGCGATCAGCGCATCCGGGGCCGCAGCGGCTACCAGTACGCCTCCGGTGAAACCGCGGAGACGGTCGACCCGGCCCGCGCGGGCCGACTGCACATCCTCGAGGTGCAGCGGCTGATCCGCTTCATGCCGAAGGTGGTCATCTGCCTGGTCAACGGGTGGGCGGCCGGCGGCGGGCACAGCCTGCACGTGACGTGCGACCTGACATTGGCCAGCCGCGAACATGCCCGGTTCAAGCAGACCGACGCCGACGTCGGCAGTTTCGACGGCGGTTACGGCAGCGCGTATCTGGCCAAGCAGGTCGGTCAGAAGTTCGCCCGCGAGATCTTCTTCCTCGGCAGGCCCTATGACGCCGAGCAGATGCACGCGATGGGCGCGGTCAACGAGGTCGTCGACCATGCCGACCTGGAAACCATTGGCCTGCAATGGGCGTCGGCCATCAACGGCAAGTCGCCGCAGGCGATCCGGATGCTCAAGTATGCGTTCAACCTGACCGACGACGGGCTGGTCGGCCAGCAGCTGTTCGCCGGTGAGGCAACGCGATTGGCCTACATGACCGACGAGGCCGTCGAGGGCCGCGACGCGTTCCTCGAGAAGCGCGACCCGGACTGGACGCCGTTCCCCCGCTACTTCTAG
- a CDS encoding SDR family oxidoreductase — protein sequence MSKSPLRRLSESLLLNSMRPALTEQALRRRRNPIDLTGKRVLLTGASSGIGEAAAEKFALRGARVVVVARRQDLLDALVDRITGAGGEAKAHAVDLSDLDAVDELVAKVEQDLGGVDILVNNAGRSIRRPLAESLDRWHDVERTMTLNYYSPLRLIRGIAPSMIERGDGHIINVSTWGVLSESSPLFSVYNASKAALSAVSRVIETEWADKGVHSTTLYYPLVKTPMIAPTRAYDGLPGLSSAEAADWMITAARTRPVRIAPRMAVTAHAVNSFAPNAVDAIMKRQRVQPTD from the coding sequence GTGAGCAAGAGTCCGCTGCGCCGGTTGTCCGAGAGTTTGCTGCTGAACAGCATGCGACCGGCGTTGACCGAGCAGGCACTGCGCCGTCGACGTAACCCGATCGACCTGACCGGCAAGCGGGTACTGCTGACGGGCGCGTCGTCGGGCATCGGCGAGGCGGCAGCGGAGAAGTTCGCCCTGCGGGGCGCACGTGTGGTCGTGGTGGCGCGCAGGCAGGACTTGCTCGACGCGCTCGTCGACCGCATCACCGGAGCGGGCGGCGAGGCGAAGGCGCACGCCGTGGACCTGTCCGACCTGGACGCCGTCGACGAACTGGTCGCCAAGGTCGAGCAGGACCTCGGCGGGGTGGACATTCTGGTCAACAATGCCGGTCGGTCGATCCGCCGACCGCTGGCCGAGTCGCTGGACCGCTGGCACGACGTCGAGCGGACGATGACGCTGAACTACTACTCGCCGCTGCGCCTGATCCGCGGCATCGCGCCAAGCATGATCGAACGCGGCGACGGGCACATCATCAACGTGTCGACCTGGGGCGTGCTCAGCGAATCATCGCCGCTGTTCTCCGTGTACAACGCGTCGAAGGCCGCGCTGTCGGCGGTCAGTCGGGTGATCGAAACCGAATGGGCCGACAAGGGGGTGCATTCCACGACGCTGTACTACCCGCTGGTGAAGACGCCCATGATCGCGCCGACCCGCGCCTACGACGGCCTGCCCGGACTGAGTTCCGCCGAGGCCGCGGACTGGATGATCACCGCCGCGCGCACGCGTCCGGTGCGCATCGCGCCCAGGATGGCCGTCACCGCGCACGCTGTGAACAGCTTCGCGCCCAACGCTGTCGACGCGATCATGAAGCGGCAGCGAGTACAGCCGACCGACTGA
- a CDS encoding long-chain-fatty-acid--CoA ligase, with protein MPPPTVTTIADIVRVHARTRPDAVALVVGDRSITFAELDARSNKAAQAFSAAGVGVGDRVAFIEKNGAEFFDVVFGLAKLGAIGVPVNWRLAPPEMLHIVDDAQAKAVVVGAEFFGHVEAIEDHLAAGVVAIGEHPRWPDFQWWIADCPAEDPGVTTESGDVAFLMYTSGTTGPAKGVMLSNDNYFSKATGIAERWRFDADSVSLAVMPMFHMAGSGWALVGLAEGCPTVVLRDVDPPAILDAVARHRITNMLLVPAVIQMLLATPGDADFSSVRAIVYGASPITDDVLVKGLQRFGCEFLQVYGLTETTGSITQLDDHDPVHRPELLRSCGKPYPWVDVRVVDKSGVDVPCGTVGELWTRSAQNMLGYWNNPDATAAALTPDGWLKTGDAGYVDDDGYLFLRDRVKDMIVSGGENVSPAEVENVLMTHPAVADVAVIGVPDPRWGEAVKAVVVPAAGAAVSAADLIGYARARLAGFKLPKSVDFVETLPRTASGKLLKRTLREPYWEGVGRRIG; from the coding sequence ATGCCGCCACCGACAGTCACCACGATCGCCGATATCGTCCGTGTGCACGCCCGCACGCGGCCCGACGCGGTCGCGCTCGTGGTGGGTGACCGCTCGATCACCTTCGCCGAACTCGACGCCCGCAGCAATAAAGCGGCGCAGGCTTTTTCGGCTGCCGGCGTCGGCGTCGGGGACCGGGTGGCGTTCATCGAGAAGAACGGCGCCGAGTTCTTCGACGTGGTGTTCGGGCTCGCCAAACTCGGCGCCATCGGTGTGCCGGTGAACTGGCGCTTGGCCCCACCCGAGATGCTGCACATCGTCGACGACGCGCAGGCGAAGGCCGTGGTCGTCGGCGCGGAGTTCTTCGGTCATGTCGAGGCCATCGAGGACCATTTGGCGGCCGGCGTCGTCGCGATCGGTGAGCATCCGCGCTGGCCCGACTTCCAGTGGTGGATCGCCGATTGTCCTGCCGAAGACCCCGGCGTCACAACGGAATCCGGCGATGTCGCGTTCCTGATGTACACCTCGGGTACCACCGGCCCGGCCAAGGGCGTCATGCTGAGCAACGACAACTATTTCAGCAAGGCCACCGGCATCGCAGAGCGGTGGCGGTTCGACGCCGACAGTGTCAGCCTCGCGGTGATGCCGATGTTCCACATGGCGGGCTCGGGGTGGGCGCTGGTCGGCCTCGCCGAGGGCTGCCCGACGGTGGTGCTGCGCGACGTCGATCCGCCCGCCATCCTCGATGCCGTTGCGCGCCACCGCATCACCAACATGCTGTTGGTGCCCGCGGTGATCCAGATGCTGCTTGCCACCCCCGGCGACGCCGACTTCTCCAGCGTGCGGGCGATCGTCTACGGCGCGTCGCCGATCACCGACGACGTTCTGGTGAAGGGGCTGCAGCGGTTCGGCTGCGAGTTCCTGCAGGTCTACGGGTTGACCGAAACCACCGGCTCCATAACGCAACTCGACGATCACGACCCGGTGCACCGGCCGGAGCTGTTGCGGTCGTGCGGCAAGCCGTATCCGTGGGTCGACGTCAGAGTCGTCGACAAATCGGGCGTCGACGTGCCATGCGGCACCGTCGGTGAGTTGTGGACCCGGTCGGCGCAGAACATGCTCGGCTACTGGAACAACCCCGATGCGACGGCCGCCGCGCTCACTCCCGACGGCTGGCTGAAGACCGGCGACGCCGGCTACGTCGACGACGACGGCTACCTCTTCCTGCGCGACCGGGTGAAGGACATGATCGTGTCGGGCGGTGAGAACGTCTCGCCCGCCGAAGTCGAGAACGTGCTGATGACCCATCCGGCCGTGGCCGACGTGGCGGTCATCGGTGTCCCCGACCCGCGATGGGGCGAGGCGGTCAAGGCCGTGGTGGTGCCCGCCGCGGGCGCCGCGGTGAGCGCGGCCGACCTCATCGGCTACGCCCGCGCCCGACTGGCCGGCTTCAAGCTGCCCAAATCGGTCGACTTCGTCGAGACGCTGCCGCGCACGGCGAGCGGCAAACTGCTCAAGCGCACGCTGCGGGAACCATATTGGGAGGGTGTCGGGCGCCGAATCGGCTGA
- a CDS encoding VOC family protein, translated as MEILASRMLIRPADYETSLQFYRDRLGLAIARDYGAGTVFYAGQSLIELAGHGSPCAGGTMWLQVRDVYATEQELIGRGVDIAREAKQEPWGLHELHVVDPDGVLLIFVQVPEDHPLRRDSRR; from the coding sequence ATGGAGATCCTGGCCAGCCGGATGCTCATTCGGCCGGCCGACTACGAGACGTCGCTGCAGTTCTACCGCGACCGACTCGGTCTGGCGATCGCCCGCGACTACGGGGCGGGCACGGTGTTCTACGCCGGGCAGTCGCTGATCGAACTCGCGGGCCACGGCTCACCGTGTGCGGGCGGCACGATGTGGCTTCAGGTCCGCGACGTCTACGCCACCGAACAGGAACTCATCGGCCGCGGCGTCGACATCGCCCGCGAGGCCAAGCAGGAACCGTGGGGGCTGCACGAACTGCACGTCGTCGACCCCGACGGGGTGCTGCTGATCTTCGTGCAGGTGCCCGAGGATCACCCGCTGCGACGCGACAGCAGGCGCTGA